The Halomicronema hongdechloris C2206 genome includes a window with the following:
- a CDS encoding WD40 repeat domain-containing protein — MGGALAGKAQEIYERLNQDEQAIARRVFVGLVQLGEGTRDTRRRAALESLVASRDTPEAVKQVIHRFASPGARLVTLAHEAKQETAEVTHEALFDHWQQLYDWLDSSRDDIRFQRRLEAAATYWEKQGRPEGLLWRRPDLDLLHTYFASFQQDMTTLQLQFYQASTRARKLRKILVWGIVGALGVMTGGIAWFGRQAHRTAFLSKTQQLALQAESLVSQQEVQQQKAGALLAVKSWQQFQLMKKSSLEVDRALRSSLNVLPESEFIYLDHINEIVSWGSIGITSFTIGHNYFIDSAIFSPDGEKIVVFYQTPESSFWSGEARIWDVATQKEIFRIDHEVTIDSVTFSSDGEKIFYSSTDEVFFGVDVSTQKELFRFELDSPVDSIVFNSDGKSFILAFKYNPYLLEIRDIKSGKKIREITDLDLFQDFSFRVDDAKIISINLEGIVKTWDIHTGKEINQIQIANLQKFDYAVKLSPDGKRFISSSEGDDGILLWDTFKGSRISWISHADYYSALFSHNGKWFAFLDKDGVLKVHRSSDGKEVFYSQDGLEVKSFKFSPNESQIAFVTADDMVRVWSINVRREVARFNHEGYIRAINFSLDGTKIASASVTDTGLSNYWIPLDMPTLKVWNVDTDTNEEFSLKHNDSINFATFNPDGTNVISASDDGTARLWNTYTGQELKSFDHKNPVLFASFNPTKNQIVSVDADKTLRVWDIKTGLALEEIKHEHNIEFAAFSADGSRLFSLSYSGDRETPISNRDSTIRVWDTNDYNEIIHTDSGFNRNIFFSSDSKWLAHYDGEDWRFWNTDTGQEVSEPNYRKGFLINFRDLRTQYFNPEAWDRGKPFSPDGSRIFRSDSLFNRGLVEILELPSERNKISQFTHGHQFNDADFSPNGELIVSSSDDDTIRVWKTSDGSEVARFSHKNTTSVAFSPDGTRIVSTSANHTAKIWLIDTAELAARVCQRVKRNLTSEEWLNYIGSELTEYELTCPDYPVHPSLLDRARIDAARGDIRSSIVLLNHLIRISKTAGHTVDLDPSTESIEQDPKAYSNKIAADSEAEQ; from the coding sequence GTGGGCGGTGCACTGGCGGGGAAGGCTCAGGAGATCTATGAGCGTCTGAACCAGGACGAACAAGCCATTGCCAGACGGGTCTTTGTGGGGTTGGTGCAGCTTGGGGAAGGCACCCGCGATACTCGGCGACGGGCGGCGTTAGAGAGTTTGGTGGCAAGTCGGGATACGCCAGAAGCGGTGAAGCAGGTGATCCATCGGTTTGCCTCACCGGGGGCAAGATTGGTGACCCTCGCCCACGAGGCTAAGCAAGAAACGGCAGAAGTGACCCATGAGGCGCTGTTTGACCATTGGCAGCAGTTGTATGACTGGCTAGACAGCAGTCGAGACGATATTCGCTTTCAGCGGCGACTGGAGGCAGCGGCAACGTATTGGGAGAAGCAAGGACGACCTGAGGGACTGCTGTGGCGACGACCCGACTTGGATCTCTTACACACCTATTTCGCGTCTTTTCAGCAAGACATGACTACCTTACAGCTTCAGTTTTATCAAGCATCTACACGTGCAAGAAAACTACGAAAAATTTTAGTTTGGGGAATAGTCGGGGCATTAGGAGTAATGACTGGAGGCATAGCTTGGTTTGGTCGTCAGGCACATCGAACTGCATTTCTATCTAAGACTCAACAGTTAGCGCTGCAAGCTGAGTCTCTAGTGAGTCAACAAGAAGTACAACAACAAAAAGCAGGAGCTTTACTAGCAGTCAAGTCCTGGCAGCAGTTTCAACTGATGAAAAAATCATCCTTAGAAGTTGACCGAGCGCTCCGAAGTAGTTTAAATGTTCTCCCTGAGAGTGAGTTCATCTATCTTGACCATATTAATGAGATTGTGTCTTGGGGTTCTATTGGCATAACATCTTTCACCATTGGACATAATTACTTTATTGACTCTGCGATCTTTAGTCCCGATGGTGAGAAAATTGTTGTTTTTTATCAAACTCCTGAAAGCTCTTTCTGGTCTGGTGAGGCGAGAATTTGGGATGTTGCGACTCAGAAGGAGATTTTTCGAATAGATCATGAGGTAACTATAGACTCTGTCACTTTTAGTTCTGACGGAGAAAAGATTTTTTACAGTAGCACAGATGAAGTGTTTTTTGGAGTAGATGTATCGACCCAAAAAGAATTGTTTCGCTTTGAATTAGATAGCCCTGTTGATTCGATTGTTTTTAACTCTGACGGAAAATCGTTTATTTTAGCTTTTAAATACAATCCTTACTTGCTAGAAATTCGGGATATTAAGAGTGGCAAGAAAATTCGTGAAATTACTGACTTAGATCTGTTTCAAGATTTTTCGTTTAGAGTAGATGATGCAAAAATTATCTCTATCAATTTGGAGGGTATAGTAAAGACATGGGATATCCATACTGGAAAAGAGATAAATCAAATACAAATAGCAAATCTTCAAAAGTTTGACTATGCGGTTAAATTAAGTCCTGATGGGAAGCGGTTCATTTCTAGTAGCGAAGGCGATGATGGCATATTGCTATGGGATACTTTCAAAGGATCTAGAATTTCTTGGATCAGTCACGCAGACTATTACTCTGCTTTATTCAGTCATAATGGCAAATGGTTCGCTTTTCTTGACAAAGACGGAGTTTTGAAGGTACACAGATCCTCTGATGGAAAAGAAGTTTTTTATTCTCAGGATGGTCTTGAAGTTAAATCTTTCAAATTTAGTCCCAACGAGAGTCAGATAGCCTTTGTGACGGCGGATGATATGGTAAGAGTATGGAGTATCAATGTCAGAAGAGAAGTTGCTCGCTTTAATCATGAGGGATATATTCGAGCAATTAATTTTAGTCTTGATGGAACGAAAATTGCTTCTGCTAGTGTCACAGATACTGGCTTAAGTAATTACTGGATTCCTCTTGATATGCCAACTCTAAAAGTTTGGAATGTTGACACTGATACTAACGAAGAATTTTCTCTCAAACACAATGATAGTATTAACTTTGCTACTTTTAACCCAGATGGAACGAATGTTATTTCTGCAAGTGATGACGGAACAGCAAGATTATGGAACACATATACTGGACAAGAATTGAAAAGTTTTGATCATAAAAATCCAGTTTTATTCGCATCGTTTAATCCCACCAAGAATCAAATAGTTTCTGTTGATGCTGACAAAACGTTACGAGTGTGGGATATCAAAACTGGCCTAGCATTAGAGGAAATAAAGCATGAACACAATATTGAATTTGCTGCCTTTAGTGCTGATGGAAGTCGATTATTCTCTTTAAGCTACAGTGGAGATCGTGAAACTCCGATTTCCAATAGGGATAGTACCATTAGAGTATGGGATACAAATGACTATAATGAAATAATTCATACTGATTCTGGATTTAACAGAAATATCTTCTTCAGCTCTGATAGTAAATGGCTTGCTCATTATGATGGTGAAGACTGGAGGTTTTGGAATACTGATACTGGGCAAGAAGTTTCTGAGCCTAATTACCGAAAGGGATTTCTTATTAATTTCAGGGATTTGAGGACTCAGTATTTCAACCCTGAAGCGTGGGATAGAGGAAAACCATTTAGTCCGGATGGAAGCCGGATTTTTCGAAGTGACAGCTTGTTTAATAGAGGGTTGGTAGAGATTTTAGAGCTTCCTTCTGAGCGCAATAAGATAAGCCAGTTTACTCATGGCCATCAATTTAATGATGCAGATTTTAGCCCCAATGGTGAACTTATAGTCTCTTCTAGTGATGATGATACGATAAGAGTCTGGAAAACTTCCGATGGTTCAGAAGTCGCTCGATTTAGTCATAAGAACACTACCTCTGTAGCTTTTAGTCCTGATGGGACTCGAATTGTCTCCACCAGTGCTAACCACACAGCAAAGATATGGCTGATTGATACAGCAGAGTTGGCTGCGAGGGTTTGTCAGAGAGTCAAGCGAAATTTGACCTCTGAAGAATGGCTCAACTATATTGGCTCAGAATTAACAGAATACGAATTAACTTGCCCAGACTATCCAGTGCATCCTAGCCTTCTTGATAGAGCAAGAATTGATGCTGCACGTGGTGATATTCGTTCATCTATAGTTCTCTTAAATCATCTTATTAGGATCAGTAAGACGGCTGGTCACACCGTTGATTTAGATCCTTCAACGGAGAGCATTGAACAAGATCCTAAAGCTTACTCGAATAAAATTGCAGCAGATAGCGAGGCAGAACAGTAA
- a CDS encoding DUF2281 domain-containing protein, giving the protein MNLLESQVLEKMKVLSQEKQQEVLDFVEFLISRATPQASSIELPQPLESSFVEAARQYVGCTEGPGDLSTNPNYMEGYGT; this is encoded by the coding sequence ATGAATCTCTTAGAAAGCCAAGTCTTAGAAAAAATGAAGGTTCTATCTCAGGAAAAACAGCAAGAGGTTTTAGACTTCGTGGAATTTCTCATTTCAAGAGCTACACCCCAGGCAAGTTCTATAGAGCTTCCCCAACCTTTAGAAAGCTCATTCGTTGAAGCCGCCCGACAATATGTTGGTTGCACCGAAGGACCAGGAGATCTTTCGACAAATCCCAATTATATGGAAGGCTATGGGACTTAA
- a CDS encoding type II toxin-antitoxin system VapC family toxin produces the protein MAQSHLIIDTGPLVAIINRRDQWHEWAVNELSLIQPPLFTCEAVISEAHFLLGRVHNGREALMGLLADRLVQIPWQLSEELDSVRKLLQRYRSVPMSLADACLVRMAEQYSGSKVFTIDGDFRIYRMDRDQIIPAIIPED, from the coding sequence ATGGCGCAGTCTCATCTAATAATCGACACGGGTCCGCTAGTCGCCATTATTAATCGACGTGATCAATGGCATGAATGGGCTGTCAACGAACTGAGCCTGATCCAACCGCCTTTATTCACCTGTGAGGCTGTAATTTCCGAAGCTCATTTTTTGTTAGGACGAGTCCATAATGGAAGAGAAGCTTTGATGGGTCTGTTGGCTGATCGGCTGGTGCAAATTCCCTGGCAGCTTTCTGAAGAGTTGGATTCAGTTAGGAAGTTGTTGCAGCGTTATCGGTCAGTACCAATGTCTTTAGCAGATGCCTGCTTGGTGAGAATGGCTGAGCAATATTCGGGAAGCAAAGTCTTTACGATTGATGGTGATTTCAGGATTTACCGAATGGATCGTGATCAAATCATTCCTGCGATCATACCTGAGGATTGA
- a CDS encoding Uma2 family endonuclease — translation MIAVPHYLSPEEYLDLETQSPIRHEYRRGLAYAMAGGTDNHDRLALNLLTLINLHLGDSECRFHSGNVKVNYQDEFYDYPDAFITCDPRDRADRYIKRYPKLIAEVLSPSTQAFDLSEKFDDYQKLASLEEYMLIFQDSQRVECRRRTPGNTWESVVYRMGDRVLLKSIDLEFAIADLYRGLDG, via the coding sequence ATGATTGCCGTCCCCCACTACCTCAGCCCCGAAGAATATCTAGATCTCGAAACCCAAAGCCCCATTCGCCACGAGTATCGCCGGGGCTTAGCCTATGCTATGGCTGGGGGTACCGACAATCACGATCGTCTGGCCCTCAACCTGCTTACCCTCATTAACCTACATTTGGGCGATTCTGAGTGTCGATTCCATTCCGGCAATGTGAAAGTTAACTACCAAGACGAGTTTTATGACTATCCCGACGCCTTCATTACCTGCGATCCGCGCGATAGAGCCGATCGCTATATCAAACGCTACCCAAAACTAATTGCAGAAGTCCTGTCACCCAGTACCCAAGCATTCGATCTCAGTGAAAAGTTCGATGATTATCAAAAGCTGGCATCTTTAGAAGAATATATGCTGATTTTCCAAGACAGTCAGCGGGTAGAATGCCGTCGCCGCACCCCTGGTAATACCTGGGAAAGCGTCGTTTATAGGATGGGCGATCGCGTTCTCCTCAAGAGTATTGACTTGGAATTTGCCATTGCTGACCTGTATCGCGGCTTAGATGGTTAG
- a CDS encoding HEPN domain-containing protein, with product MSRPEEIRANFNRAESSLEAARTLLSSGFPNDAASRAYYAAFHAASALLLSRDLTFGSHAGVLRAISLHFVKTGALDKTYGRDLNWLAELRQIRGLWRTPKYL from the coding sequence TTGAGCCGTCCTGAGGAGATTCGGGCCAACTTTAACCGAGCGGAGTCTTCCCTAGAAGCGGCAAGAACGTTGTTATCGTCTGGTTTTCCAAATGATGCTGCATCCAGAGCTTACTATGCGGCGTTTCATGCTGCTTCTGCCTTGCTGCTTTCAAGAGATTTGACTTTTGGCAGTCATGCTGGAGTTCTGAGAGCAATCAGTCTGCACTTCGTCAAAACTGGAGCTTTAGACAAAACCTATGGACGTGATCTCAACTGGCTGGCCGAGTTGAGGCAAATTCGTGGATTATGGAGAACTCCGAAATATCTCTAG
- a CDS encoding nucleotidyltransferase family protein, which produces MAVWPSGWRSSYEAIEGIDVKTAQPDLEFPLQETLAACKQVLLEHYGDKLKSLILYGSAAKDALTPESDVDLLVLLAPLVNYFQELRTIVDLLYPLQLEASYWLSAKPAAQDEFEQGVSQLYRNIHREGISL; this is translated from the coding sequence ATGGCAGTGTGGCCCAGTGGTTGGCGCAGCAGCTATGAGGCGATCGAGGGAATCGACGTGAAAACGGCTCAACCGGATTTGGAGTTCCCTTTACAGGAGACCCTGGCCGCCTGCAAACAAGTTTTGCTTGAGCACTATGGCGATAAGCTGAAATCTCTCATTCTCTATGGCTCTGCCGCGAAGGACGCGCTGACGCCAGAGAGCGACGTTGACCTACTGGTTTTGCTGGCTCCTCTGGTCAACTACTTCCAGGAGTTACGTACCATTGTTGATTTGCTTTATCCTCTCCAACTGGAAGCCAGCTATTGGCTGTCGGCTAAACCTGCGGCCCAAGACGAATTTGAGCAAGGGGTCAGTCAGTTGTATCGCAATATTCATCGAGAGGGGATCTCGCTTTGA
- a CDS encoding Uma2 family endonuclease has protein sequence MVSVSQIPARQSPSDLPRWYIATWQDYLNSVNTAKAEHFRIFFNQGRLFIDMGWEGVDHARFRELLAMIFFAWFSRRQPGQSFDCLGGCILEKPQQRAASPDEVLYIGADVPRWQPGEPRRVNLRQWRVPDLVCEVGDTTLATDLDEKKQIYGWLEIPEYWVVDVQAARLMVFRLSPEGLYQQTLTSVALAGLEASLVEQAFGRLATESNGSVAQWLAQQL, from the coding sequence GTGGTATCGGTCTCTCAAATTCCGGCCCGTCAGTCCCCCAGCGACCTACCCCGGTGGTACATTGCTACCTGGCAAGACTATCTGAACAGCGTCAATACTGCCAAGGCTGAGCACTTTCGCATCTTCTTCAATCAAGGACGGTTGTTTATTGATATGGGCTGGGAAGGGGTCGACCATGCCCGCTTCAGAGAATTGTTAGCGATGATCTTTTTCGCCTGGTTTAGCCGTCGACAGCCAGGGCAGTCGTTTGACTGCTTGGGCGGATGCATTCTCGAAAAGCCTCAGCAGCGGGCGGCCTCACCGGATGAGGTGTTATACATCGGAGCGGATGTGCCTCGTTGGCAGCCGGGGGAACCGCGGCGGGTGAATCTGCGGCAGTGGCGGGTGCCGGATCTGGTGTGTGAGGTGGGTGATACCACCCTGGCCACCGATCTGGATGAGAAGAAGCAGATCTATGGCTGGCTGGAAATTCCGGAATACTGGGTGGTTGATGTGCAGGCGGCGCGGCTGATGGTGTTTCGACTGTCGCCGGAGGGGCTATATCAGCAGACGCTGACGTCGGTGGCTTTGGCGGGGTTGGAGGCGTCGCTGGTGGAGCAGGCGTTTGGACGGCTGGCAACGGAGTCGAATGGCAGTGTGGCCCAGTGGTTGGCGCAGCAGCTATGA
- a CDS encoding Uma2 family endonuclease, with protein sequence MQDYWICDRFTQHVEIYRRQNAQLVRIATLLPDDELTSPLLPEFRCLVENLFK encoded by the coding sequence GTGCAAGACTACTGGATTTGCGATCGCTTCACCCAGCACGTCGAAATTTATCGCCGCCAGAATGCTCAACTAGTGCGGATAGCTACTCTGCTGCCAGACGATGAACTCACCTCTCCGTTGCTACCAGAATTTCGCTGTCTGGTAGAGAATCTTTTCAAATAA
- a CDS encoding mannose-1-phosphate guanylyltransferase — MATTLIPVILAGGKGERFWPVSRRQRPKQFLSLDGSGVSLLQGTAQRLLMLTGDWRQLWVITAAHLADGVRQQLPQLPESNLLVEPEGRDTAPAVAWATLEIAKRHGPTAMVGFFPADHWIDDDQRFCQTVTAAAALATEQDAIATLGIRPTYAATGYGYIEQGDAAGSYGSLEAYRVSRFTEKPDQATAADFIASGRFSWNSGMFIFPAQVMLQELKTHAPQLIQPLTDKGAAAYGELTKLSIDYAVMEKTERAYVMPVSFGWDDLGDWNAVERLLKQPDQVNVELATHVGLDTQGSILYSSDPSEVVVTIGLDDVVVVRDGNATLIVRKDRTQDIKKAVKQLGADDRFHHLL; from the coding sequence ATGGCAACGACGCTGATTCCAGTGATTTTGGCGGGAGGCAAGGGAGAACGGTTTTGGCCCGTGAGTCGTCGTCAACGGCCTAAACAGTTCCTCAGTTTAGACGGTAGTGGTGTCAGTTTGTTGCAGGGCACAGCTCAGCGATTGCTAATGCTGACGGGGGATTGGCGTCAGCTCTGGGTGATTACAGCCGCTCATTTGGCGGATGGGGTGCGGCAGCAATTGCCGCAGTTGCCGGAGTCCAATTTGCTAGTGGAACCAGAGGGCCGCGATACGGCCCCGGCGGTGGCCTGGGCCACGTTGGAAATCGCCAAGCGTCACGGCCCCACGGCCATGGTGGGCTTTTTCCCGGCAGATCACTGGATCGACGATGACCAGCGGTTTTGTCAAACTGTCACTGCTGCAGCTGCTCTGGCGACGGAGCAGGATGCGATCGCAACGTTAGGCATTCGTCCCACCTATGCCGCCACCGGCTATGGCTACATCGAGCAGGGAGACGCCGCCGGCAGCTACGGTTCCCTGGAGGCTTATCGGGTCAGCCGCTTCACCGAGAAACCCGACCAAGCCACCGCCGCAGACTTCATCGCCAGTGGCCGCTTCAGCTGGAACAGCGGCATGTTCATCTTCCCGGCCCAGGTGATGCTGCAGGAACTCAAAACCCATGCGCCCCAGTTGATACAGCCCTTGACGGACAAGGGGGCCGCCGCCTATGGGGAGCTGACCAAACTCAGCATCGACTACGCCGTCATGGAGAAGACCGAGCGGGCCTACGTGATGCCAGTCAGCTTCGGCTGGGACGACCTGGGGGACTGGAACGCCGTGGAGCGACTGCTAAAGCAACCCGACCAGGTGAACGTGGAGCTAGCCACCCATGTGGGCCTCGACACCCAGGGCAGCATCCTCTACAGCTCTGACCCAAGCGAAGTCGTGGTCACCATCGGCCTAGACGACGTGGTGGTGGTGCGGGACGGCAACGCCACCCTAATCGTGCGCAAAGACCGCACCCAAGACATCAAAAAAGCCGTGAAGCAATTGGGCGCCGATGATCGCTTCCACCATCTACTGTAG
- a CDS encoding LCP family protein: protein MVPQSPNTHDATTAPPTLSPASQASDHPASNLAISPSPPSRPRWRHRLRQCLWGSAFVGTAAVSAMAGGFLALAMPLPGWLVSPGSETNSLADLWQAGFRYRVERPVNLLVMGIDEVPDAAANSPARFSGRTDTLLLVRVNPDEQRASIMSIPRDTRVEIPAVGLNKINHANVVGGPELVARTISYNLGPIAIDRYVRINTSAFRELVDLVGGVDVFVPKRMVYQDRSQGLTINLQPGWQTLNGDQAEQFARFRQDAQGDIGRVQRQQMLLKALRQRLTSPTVIPRLPQAIRIAQRHVDTNLTLEEMLALANFVLTLEPEQLQMVMLPGHFSNGDYNASYWIPDLQASAKVMDEFFQSSAVALLSHQESTSVRRLRIAVQNASGDPDIGGTVANYLRDQGFQNVYVTQNWPDPLHRTEVIAQRGDLDSADILTSVLGMGRVVSESTGDLQSDLTIRVGEDWVDATTVQDSP from the coding sequence ATGGTTCCCCAGTCTCCGAATACCCATGATGCAACAACTGCACCCCCAACCTTATCTCCCGCCTCCCAAGCCTCCGATCATCCTGCCTCCAACCTAGCCATCTCCCCGTCGCCGCCATCTCGTCCCCGCTGGCGTCATCGGCTGCGGCAATGCCTATGGGGGAGTGCCTTTGTCGGCACCGCCGCCGTCTCAGCCATGGCCGGGGGGTTTCTGGCCCTAGCGATGCCATTACCCGGCTGGTTAGTTTCCCCCGGCTCCGAAACCAATTCCCTGGCCGATCTGTGGCAGGCTGGCTTTCGCTATCGGGTAGAGCGCCCAGTTAATCTCTTGGTCATGGGGATTGACGAGGTTCCCGACGCCGCGGCTAACTCGCCGGCCCGGTTCTCTGGACGCACCGATACACTGCTGCTGGTGCGGGTTAACCCAGACGAGCAGAGGGCCAGCATCATGTCTATCCCGCGGGATACTCGGGTCGAGATTCCCGCAGTCGGCCTCAACAAAATCAACCACGCCAACGTTGTGGGGGGACCCGAGCTGGTTGCCCGCACCATCTCCTATAATCTGGGGCCCATTGCCATCGACCGCTACGTGCGGATCAACACCAGTGCCTTTCGAGAACTCGTCGACCTAGTCGGTGGCGTTGACGTCTTCGTGCCTAAGCGCATGGTCTATCAAGACCGCAGCCAAGGGTTGACTATCAACCTGCAACCGGGTTGGCAAACCCTCAATGGGGATCAGGCCGAGCAATTTGCCCGCTTCCGTCAAGACGCCCAGGGGGACATCGGTCGAGTGCAGCGGCAACAGATGTTGCTGAAGGCCCTGCGCCAACGCCTCACCAGTCCCACCGTCATTCCTCGGCTACCCCAGGCGATTCGTATCGCTCAGCGCCATGTCGATACCAACTTAACCTTGGAAGAAATGCTGGCCCTGGCCAACTTTGTCCTGACCCTAGAGCCAGAGCAACTCCAGATGGTGATGTTGCCCGGACACTTTAGCAACGGTGACTATAACGCCAGCTATTGGATTCCTGACCTGCAAGCCAGCGCCAAGGTCATGGACGAGTTTTTCCAGAGTAGCGCCGTTGCCCTGCTCAGCCATCAGGAATCGACCTCGGTGCGGCGGCTCCGCATTGCCGTCCAGAATGCCTCCGGTGATCCCGATATTGGTGGCACCGTCGCCAATTATCTGCGCGATCAGGGCTTCCAGAATGTCTATGTGACGCAAAATTGGCCCGACCCTCTGCATCGCACTGAAGTAATTGCCCAACGTGGGGATCTAGACAGTGCCGATATCCTGACATCGGTCTTGGGGATGGGCCGAGTCGTATCAGAGTCGACCGGCGACTTACAGTCTGATCTCACCATACGGGTGGGAGAAGATTGGGTAGATGCTACGACGGTACAGGATTCCCCATGA
- a CDS encoding DNA-directed RNA polymerase subunit omega, giving the protein MVRHSPFDSNQIMRRTEDLIDAASNRYRITVQVASRAQRRRYEDFDALDDPKMKPVLRAIIEMSDELTQPEIIGE; this is encoded by the coding sequence ATGGTGAGGCATTCTCCCTTCGACAGTAATCAAATCATGCGGCGCACCGAAGATCTGATTGACGCCGCATCCAACCGGTACCGGATTACGGTGCAGGTGGCCAGCCGAGCCCAACGCCGTCGTTACGAAGACTTTGATGCACTGGATGATCCCAAGATGAAACCCGTGCTGCGGGCCATCATTGAAATGTCTGATGAACTGACGCAACCCGAAATCATCGGTGAATAA
- a CDS encoding DUF1818 family protein, protein MARHMKQGNGWRLGWDPEAPIYKALLAGESWSLELTEPEFQDFCRLTTQLDATMTTMAAELMDAERITCEAESEWLWLEVEGIPHAYSLHLILLQGRRGEGEWPVTVVSELLQALPGLTVF, encoded by the coding sequence ATGGCGCGTCATATGAAACAAGGAAACGGGTGGCGTTTAGGCTGGGATCCGGAAGCTCCTATCTACAAAGCACTCTTGGCCGGAGAATCCTGGTCTCTGGAACTCACCGAACCAGAGTTTCAGGATTTTTGTCGGTTGACGACGCAGTTAGACGCCACCATGACCACCATGGCAGCAGAGCTCATGGATGCAGAGCGAATTACCTGCGAGGCCGAAAGCGAGTGGCTCTGGTTAGAGGTGGAGGGGATTCCCCACGCTTACAGTCTGCATCTGATTCTGCTACAAGGACGGCGAGGGGAAGGGGAATGGCCGGTTACTGTAGTCTCTGAGCTGCTCCAGGCTCTGCCGGGGCTTACGGTGTTTTAG
- a CDS encoding D-Ala-D-Ala carboxypeptidase family metallohydrolase encodes MKLKVVSDTLFKLSPKLSQDLPESDKVFVKNGTEYEIQFYTKADNNHLRVELSHDTLGNPAKSVWYAYEPDVDVSPSPVTLQVVSDTLFKLRPVLSSELSDREKVFVKNGTEFELQSYLPAAGNHMKVAIANAFLGPENRNTWYAYNPDVRVDGEVIQLKVISDTLFKQEPQLSSQLSDSEKVFVKNGTIFELHSHTSTEGNHVKLALANAFLGPENRNTWYAYAPDIEVEGNEPDNQPRDKPPATPKDPGRAIRLPGFQGTYYLNNPIIYGGNFTWGEATHGGSRMPENAGVVYGIIRITKAMEEVRKIFGNKPITVNSWYRDPRTNAAVGGASRSRHMSGDAVDFVVPGTHPYDVYARLNGWWGGRGGLASATVFTHIDARGYRARWSYGF; translated from the coding sequence ATGAAGCTGAAGGTTGTCAGTGACACACTGTTTAAGCTAAGTCCTAAACTGTCGCAAGACTTGCCTGAGTCTGACAAGGTATTTGTCAAGAATGGTACTGAATACGAGATTCAGTTTTATACAAAGGCGGATAACAATCATTTACGGGTTGAGTTATCCCACGATACCTTGGGTAATCCGGCCAAGAGTGTTTGGTATGCCTACGAACCGGATGTAGACGTTAGTCCTTCCCCGGTTACCCTGCAGGTGGTCAGCGATACACTATTCAAGCTGCGGCCAGTGCTCTCCAGTGAGCTCTCAGATCGGGAAAAGGTGTTTGTTAAAAATGGCACCGAATTTGAGTTGCAGTCTTATCTGCCAGCGGCAGGCAATCACATGAAGGTGGCCATTGCCAATGCCTTTTTGGGGCCTGAGAACCGCAACACTTGGTATGCGTATAACCCCGATGTCCGCGTTGACGGGGAGGTGATCCAACTCAAGGTCATCAGCGACACTCTCTTCAAGCAGGAACCGCAGTTGTCTAGTCAGCTGTCTGATTCCGAAAAAGTCTTTGTCAAAAACGGTACTATCTTTGAGCTTCATTCCCATACGTCGACGGAAGGGAATCATGTGAAGTTGGCCTTGGCCAATGCCTTTTTGGGGCCTGAGAACCGCAATACTTGGTACGCCTATGCGCCTGACATTGAGGTAGAGGGCAATGAGCCAGATAATCAACCCCGTGATAAGCCACCGGCAACGCCTAAGGATCCGGGTAGGGCGATCCGCTTGCCGGGATTTCAAGGAACTTACTACCTGAATAATCCCATCATCTACGGGGGGAATTTTACCTGGGGCGAGGCTACCCATGGTGGTAGCCGCATGCCGGAGAATGCTGGGGTGGTCTATGGCATTATCCGCATCACCAAGGCGATGGAGGAAGTGCGTAAGATATTTGGCAATAAGCCTATCACGGTCAATTCTTGGTATCGGGACCCGCGCACGAATGCGGCTGTGGGGGGAGCCTCTCGCTCTCGTCACATGTCGGGCGATGCCGTTGATTTTGTCGTGCCTGGCACGCATCCCTACGATGTGTACGCTCGCTTGAATGGTTGGTGGGGAGGACGAGGTGGCTTAGCCAGCGCCACAGTATTCACTCACATTGATGCCCGGGGCTATCGGGCCCGATGGAGCTATGGATTCTAA